One genomic region from Vibrio cyclitrophicus encodes:
- the phnE gene encoding phosphonate ABC transporter, permease protein PhnE, whose protein sequence is MSTLNNTPTSVINRTQWKRYDNKQSLMLWIGWLCFVALTVFAWQIMNKDTIWYFVTDSPNQLADISSRMWPPRWSYLESLWSPLWDTINIATLGTLLGIVLAFPVAFLAARNTTPSTTFIRPIALFIIAASRSINSLIWALLLVAIIGPGLLAGIIAIALRSIGFVAKLMYEAIEEVNVTQMSAIQSTGASPLQVLNYGILPQVMPSFIGTSLFRWDINIRESTVLGLVGAGGVGLKLQESMAMLAWPQVTVIFFAILVTVVFSEWLAAKARKAFI, encoded by the coding sequence ATGAGCACGCTAAATAACACACCGACAAGCGTCATCAATCGTACCCAATGGAAGCGTTACGACAATAAACAGAGCCTGATGCTCTGGATAGGCTGGCTTTGCTTTGTTGCTTTAACTGTTTTTGCATGGCAAATCATGAACAAAGATACGATTTGGTACTTTGTAACTGATTCACCGAACCAACTTGCTGATATATCTTCACGTATGTGGCCACCAAGGTGGAGTTACTTAGAGTCTCTTTGGAGCCCTTTGTGGGACACAATTAATATCGCAACACTTGGCACACTGTTAGGGATCGTACTGGCATTTCCAGTTGCATTCTTAGCCGCACGCAACACAACGCCAAGCACTACGTTTATCAGGCCTATCGCACTGTTCATCATTGCGGCAAGTCGTTCGATCAACTCGCTAATTTGGGCGCTCTTGTTGGTGGCAATCATAGGTCCTGGATTACTGGCCGGTATTATCGCGATTGCTCTGCGCTCAATTGGTTTCGTGGCTAAATTGATGTATGAAGCGATTGAAGAAGTGAACGTCACGCAGATGTCAGCGATTCAATCGACGGGTGCATCTCCCCTGCAAGTATTGAACTACGGCATTCTTCCGCAAGTAATGCCAAGTTTCATCGGCACAAGCTTGTTTCGCTGGGATATCAATATCCGCGAGTCTACAGTCTTAGGTTTAGTAGGAGCTGGCGGTGTTGGATTGAAACTGCAGGAGTCGATGGCGATGCTAGCATGGCCTCAAGTAACGGTGATTTTCTTTGCGATTTTAGTGACAGTCGTCTTCTCAGAATGGTTAGCAGCCAAAGCAAGAAAAGCCTTTATTTAA
- the phnE gene encoding phosphonate ABC transporter, permease protein PhnE: MIQSYPKQWTKPPLISNPWLRWSLVIIVAVYLYLATQSVHVNWTRIYEGSERGWQFILAFMNPDFGGRWNNISQGLIESLTMTLTSTVAGVILSIPFGLGAAKNLAPTPVYLFCRAFISIARSLQEIIVAILCVALFGFGTFAGFVTLTFATIGFLAKLFADEIEAIDPAPLTAMRATGASWLQQVNYAIQAQVMPRFIGLSMYRLDINFRESAVIGIVGAGGIGATLNTAMDRYEYSAAAAILLIIIVIVMLCEYLSTIIRKYVQ, translated from the coding sequence ATGATTCAGTCATATCCAAAACAATGGACCAAGCCGCCACTGATTTCCAACCCTTGGTTACGTTGGAGCTTAGTCATCATCGTCGCGGTGTATTTATACCTTGCGACTCAATCGGTACACGTAAACTGGACTCGAATTTACGAAGGTAGCGAGCGCGGCTGGCAGTTCATTTTGGCTTTCATGAACCCAGATTTCGGTGGACGGTGGAATAACATCTCGCAAGGTTTAATTGAAAGCTTAACCATGACGCTCACATCGACCGTGGCTGGTGTTATTCTTTCTATTCCATTTGGATTAGGTGCAGCGAAAAACCTTGCTCCGACTCCGGTTTACCTGTTCTGCCGCGCGTTTATTTCTATCGCCCGTAGCTTACAAGAGATCATTGTCGCGATTTTGTGTGTGGCTCTGTTTGGCTTCGGTACGTTTGCTGGTTTTGTCACTCTCACATTTGCCACTATCGGCTTTCTCGCAAAACTGTTCGCCGATGAGATTGAAGCCATTGACCCAGCACCACTGACGGCAATGCGTGCAACAGGGGCGAGTTGGCTACAACAAGTTAATTACGCAATTCAAGCACAAGTGATGCCTCGTTTCATTGGGCTTTCGATGTACCGACTCGACATCAATTTTCGTGAATCTGCTGTAATCGGCATTGTTGGCGCAGGTGGTATTGGCGCTACGTTAAACACAGCAATGGACCGCTATGAGTACAGCGCAGCCGCTGCTATTCTATTGATTATTATCGTGATTGTGATGTTGTGTGAATACCTATCAACTATCATCCGTAAGTATGTGCAGTAA
- the phnC gene encoding phosphonate ABC transporter ATP-binding protein, with protein MSTLTLKGLTKHYSSSDKALTNVSLSVNAGEVVGLIGPSGAGKSTLIRCINRLTEPTSGEVIFSNTNLETLSKRQLRQSRREIGMIFQEYALIERLTVMENVLSGRLGYVNFWQSFTRRFPESDIQAAYALLDRVGLLEHANKRADALSGGQRQRVGIARALAQKPKLLLIDEPTAALDPRTARQIMRLISEICSEQRLPAIINIHDVQLAKQFVDRVVGLNAGCVVFDNQPNLLTEDVLTQIYGEEDWSQQVEEEEDDLSITHPHLSEATV; from the coding sequence ATGTCTACTCTTACCCTTAAAGGGCTTACCAAGCACTATTCCAGTTCTGACAAAGCCCTAACTAACGTCAGCTTGTCAGTGAATGCTGGCGAAGTTGTTGGATTAATTGGCCCATCAGGAGCAGGGAAATCAACACTTATCCGTTGTATTAACCGACTAACAGAGCCCACCAGCGGCGAAGTTATCTTTTCCAATACCAACTTAGAGACGCTGTCTAAGCGCCAGCTAAGACAATCTCGACGTGAAATTGGGATGATTTTCCAAGAATACGCATTGATTGAGCGCTTAACGGTGATGGAAAACGTACTTTCAGGACGTTTGGGATACGTGAATTTCTGGCAAAGCTTTACTCGTCGTTTCCCTGAATCGGATATCCAAGCCGCTTATGCCCTACTCGACCGAGTTGGATTATTAGAGCACGCCAATAAAAGAGCCGATGCCTTATCAGGTGGTCAGCGTCAGCGTGTCGGTATTGCGCGTGCGCTTGCTCAAAAACCAAAGCTATTACTGATTGATGAACCAACAGCCGCACTCGATCCACGTACTGCTCGTCAGATCATGCGATTGATCAGCGAGATTTGTTCAGAGCAACGACTTCCAGCCATCATCAATATTCACGACGTTCAGTTAGCAAAACAGTTTGTTGACCGAGTTGTCGGCCTAAATGCAGGCTGTGTGGTATTTGATAACCAACCAAACCTGCTCACCGAAGACGTACTCACACAGATCTACGGTGAAGAGGATTGGAGCCAACAGGTAGAAGAAGAGGAAGATGACCTGAGCATCACTCACCCTCATTTGTCTGAGGCAACAGTATGA
- the phnD gene encoding phosphate/phosphite/phosphonate ABC transporter substrate-binding protein: MKPTKTNLTLKSAITAALIFSGSALAMDSRYEDRSGNLVADVPQDESQWVDPNTLIFAYTPVEDPAVYADVWSEFLSHLEKTTEKTVRFFPVQNNAAQIEAMRSGRLHIAGFNTGSTPLAVNCAGFAPFTMMAAEDGSFGYEMEIITHPSSGIEKVEDLKGKNLAFTAQTSNSGFKAPSAILDAEYQLQPDRDFKPAFSGAHDNSILGVAHKDYDAAAVANSVLNRMLSREVVKEDQIKSIYKSQTFPTTAYGTAHNLTPELQEKIQQAFFTFDWEGTKLQEEFERNGEAKFVPITYQEHWEVIRPIDTANKVSYTCS, encoded by the coding sequence ATGAAACCGACAAAAACTAATCTCACGCTTAAAAGCGCTATTACTGCTGCGCTGATTTTTTCTGGTTCTGCATTAGCAATGGATTCACGATACGAAGATCGTTCTGGTAACTTAGTTGCTGACGTTCCCCAAGATGAATCACAATGGGTCGACCCAAACACGCTGATTTTTGCTTACACGCCAGTTGAAGATCCAGCAGTATACGCTGATGTGTGGAGCGAGTTTTTGAGCCACCTAGAAAAAACAACCGAAAAAACGGTTCGTTTCTTTCCTGTACAAAATAACGCAGCTCAAATTGAAGCCATGCGTTCTGGGCGTCTACATATTGCAGGCTTCAACACTGGCTCTACCCCACTAGCGGTCAACTGTGCTGGTTTCGCTCCTTTTACCATGATGGCGGCTGAAGATGGTTCTTTCGGTTACGAAATGGAAATCATCACTCATCCTAGTTCTGGCATTGAAAAAGTAGAAGATCTGAAAGGTAAAAATCTCGCTTTCACAGCGCAAACTTCTAACTCTGGATTCAAAGCTCCATCTGCAATTTTAGATGCTGAATACCAACTTCAACCGGATCGTGATTTTAAACCTGCGTTCTCTGGCGCGCACGACAACTCTATCTTAGGTGTAGCACATAAGGATTACGATGCGGCGGCCGTTGCTAACTCGGTGTTGAACCGTATGCTTTCACGTGAAGTAGTAAAAGAAGACCAAATCAAAAGTATCTACAAGTCACAAACCTTCCCGACTACCGCTTACGGTACTGCACATAACCTAACACCTGAACTACAAGAAAAGATTCAACAAGCATTCTTCACGTTTGATTGGGAAGGCACCAAACTGCAAGAAGAATTCGAACGTAACGGCGAGGCAAAATTTGTTCCAATCACTTATCAAGAGCACTGGGAAGTGATCCGACCTATCGATACAGCGAACAAAGTGTCTTACACGTGTAGCTAA
- a CDS encoding FadR/GntR family transcriptional regulator — translation MVSTFNSISGSKRSLHVQVAREIARGILSGDLPQGSIIPGEMALCEQFGISRTALREAVKLLTSKGLLESRPKIGTRVVDRAYWNFLDPQLIEWMDGLTDIDQFCSQFLGLRRAIEPEACALAAKFATAEQRIELSEIFQKMVEVDEAEVFDQERWTDIDTRFHSLIFNATGNDFYLPFGNILTTMFVNFIVHSSEEGSTCINEHRRIYEAIMAGDSDKARVVSAAHLQDANHRLATA, via the coding sequence ATGGTTAGCACTTTTAATTCAATTTCGGGCTCGAAGCGTAGCCTGCACGTGCAAGTAGCGCGTGAAATCGCTCGTGGAATCTTGTCTGGCGATCTGCCGCAAGGTTCTATTATTCCTGGTGAAATGGCGTTATGTGAACAGTTTGGTATTAGCCGAACGGCACTACGTGAAGCAGTTAAACTATTAACTTCTAAAGGTTTGTTAGAGTCCCGCCCGAAAATCGGTACTCGTGTAGTCGACCGCGCATATTGGAACTTTCTTGATCCTCAGCTGATTGAATGGATGGATGGTCTAACCGACATAGATCAATTCTGTTCTCAGTTTTTAGGCCTTCGCCGTGCGATAGAACCTGAAGCGTGCGCACTGGCGGCTAAATTTGCAACGGCTGAACAACGCATTGAACTTTCAGAAATCTTCCAAAAAATGGTAGAAGTGGATGAGGCTGAAGTATTTGATCAAGAGCGTTGGACAGATATTGATACTCGTTTTCATAGCTTGATCTTTAATGCGACAGGTAATGACTTCTACCTGCCATTCGGCAATATCTTGACTACGATGTTCGTGAACTTCATCGTGCACTCTTCTGAAGAAGGAAGCACGTGTATCAATGAACACCGTAGAATCTATGAAGCAATCATGGCTGGTGATAGTGATAAGGCACGAGTTGTGTCTGCTGCACACTTGCAAGATGCCAACCACCGTCTGGCGACGGCGTAA
- a CDS encoding tripartite tricarboxylate transporter permease, producing the protein MFEYLIDGLATAVSFAVLPVLVFGVLGGVILGALPGLTATMGVAILLPFTFGMEPTSALVMLIGVYIGGIYGGSIAAILLKTPGTPASAASVLDGHTMAVRGQAARALSISAVASFIGGLLSTIVLIAIAPKLATFALRFNAPEYFALALFGLTIIASVSSNNIFKGLLAGTIGLLVSTVGLDPISSVPRFTFDIMDLYSGINAIPVLIGLFALSEALNQLEKLFSEKKVVAPKFDHKLLSKSDLKEMLPTAIKSGLMGTTIGSVPGAGADISAFVCYNEAKRSSKNPEEFGKGSVRGLAAAESGNNGVTGGSLVPLLTLGVPGDAVAAVLLGALIVQGLTPGPLLFAQNPEVVYGVFSSMLVANLVMLVIGLLGIRFFCRIIEVPKIIMIPIIVFLSIVGAYAINNSMFDVGIAIGFGLLGFILTKLDIPSSPILLAIILGPMAETNLRKSLLMYDGSWSFLYERPIALAFIVLAVFSVYSTLKMKKKQKQKQTYEHHD; encoded by the coding sequence ATGTTTGAATATCTAATCGATGGTCTCGCAACTGCAGTTAGCTTTGCAGTGCTTCCTGTCCTTGTTTTTGGCGTACTGGGCGGCGTTATTTTAGGCGCACTACCCGGACTTACAGCGACAATGGGCGTAGCAATTCTCCTTCCATTTACCTTTGGCATGGAACCGACTTCAGCCCTTGTGATGTTAATTGGTGTATACATTGGTGGGATTTACGGTGGCTCAATTGCCGCAATTTTACTTAAAACCCCAGGAACACCGGCTTCTGCAGCAAGTGTACTCGACGGTCACACTATGGCTGTTAGAGGACAAGCAGCAAGAGCATTAAGTATTTCTGCTGTTGCATCATTTATTGGCGGGCTGTTAAGTACTATCGTCCTCATCGCGATTGCGCCTAAATTAGCGACCTTTGCACTGCGTTTTAATGCGCCAGAATATTTTGCACTCGCTCTGTTTGGTTTAACGATTATTGCGAGTGTTTCTTCGAACAACATTTTTAAAGGGTTACTTGCGGGAACCATTGGATTATTGGTTTCAACTGTTGGACTCGACCCAATCAGCAGTGTGCCAAGATTTACTTTTGACATCATGGATCTTTACAGCGGAATCAATGCCATCCCTGTCTTAATTGGTTTATTCGCTCTATCTGAGGCATTAAACCAACTAGAGAAGCTGTTCTCTGAAAAGAAAGTCGTTGCACCGAAATTTGACCACAAACTATTAAGTAAAAGTGATCTCAAAGAAATGCTACCAACGGCCATAAAAAGTGGTTTGATGGGAACAACTATCGGCTCGGTACCGGGTGCTGGTGCTGATATATCTGCATTTGTTTGTTACAACGAAGCAAAACGTTCGTCTAAGAACCCAGAAGAGTTTGGTAAAGGCTCGGTTCGTGGCCTTGCAGCCGCTGAATCTGGAAACAACGGCGTAACGGGTGGCTCGCTAGTTCCGTTATTAACACTAGGTGTCCCTGGAGATGCCGTGGCAGCGGTTCTTCTTGGTGCACTTATAGTACAAGGACTCACACCAGGCCCACTGCTATTCGCCCAAAACCCCGAAGTGGTTTATGGCGTGTTCAGCTCAATGTTGGTCGCTAACCTTGTGATGTTAGTGATTGGTTTACTGGGTATTCGCTTCTTCTGTCGAATCATTGAAGTACCGAAGATCATCATGATTCCAATCATTGTCTTCCTTTCAATTGTCGGCGCTTACGCAATTAACAACTCGATGTTTGATGTGGGTATTGCAATCGGTTTCGGTCTACTTGGCTTTATCTTAACTAAACTGGATATCCCTTCTTCACCGATTCTGCTTGCGATCATCTTAGGGCCAATGGCAGAAACAAACCTTAGAAAATCACTGCTGATGTACGATGGCAGTTGGTCTTTCCTTTATGAGCGTCCTATTGCTCTCGCGTTTATCGTGTTAGCTGTATTCTCGGTTTATTCAACGTTAAAAATGAAGAAAAAGCAGAAACAAAAGCAAACTTACGAACATCATGATTAG
- a CDS encoding tripartite tricarboxylate transporter TctB family protein: MSNSHSYLNRNVVFPSIIIILSAIAFALITQFDRPMYQDASVDAKFFPMMIVIAQIAICIVLIVQHKLKGASEQQEAMISKMSIFGVAFLIGYALLISVVGYLYASLIAFMFYLVYFKVKKPIYYVVAVVFVFAVYYLFGEVFYIALPEATWS, from the coding sequence ATGTCTAACTCTCACTCTTACTTAAACCGAAACGTCGTTTTCCCTTCTATCATCATTATCCTTAGCGCAATCGCGTTCGCGCTGATCACTCAATTTGATCGTCCGATGTACCAAGATGCAAGTGTCGATGCAAAATTCTTCCCGATGATGATTGTGATTGCCCAAATTGCTATCTGTATTGTTCTCATCGTTCAACACAAATTAAAAGGTGCCTCTGAACAACAAGAAGCGATGATAAGCAAGATGTCGATTTTCGGCGTTGCTTTTCTTATTGGCTACGCATTACTCATCAGTGTAGTTGGCTACCTTTATGCTAGTTTGATTGCATTTATGTTCTACCTCGTTTACTTCAAAGTGAAGAAGCCAATCTATTACGTTGTCGCCGTTGTCTTTGTGTTCGCGGTTTACTATCTATTTGGCGAGGTGTTCTACATCGCGCTTCCTGAAGCAACGTGGTCTTAG
- a CDS encoding tripartite tricarboxylate transporter substrate binding protein produces MSKLLKSIMLAAGILVSATSIAADYPIKNIRLVVPFGAGGGTDAVGRTLANSAKDILGQNISIMNRTGGAGAVGMSFGAQQRADGYTLTVVTREIASLPQMGLMRHTADDFKLIRLVNLDPAVVLVAADSPYNTINDLIKEAKEKPGSVKFASTAAPNFYLMSLEKDQGIKLNAIPYNGASEAIPAVLGHHTDVTMVTPGEAIAQLRSGQLKALGVMSEERIQYIPDVPTLKEQGIDVVTGTWRGIGAPKDTPDAVIEKLGAAFDEAMASEEFKTFMAKGAMTIHNLDDKAFTEFVAEDTKSLTQLIQ; encoded by the coding sequence ATGAGTAAACTATTAAAATCCATTATGCTAGCAGCCGGTATACTTGTTTCTGCAACGTCAATTGCAGCTGACTATCCAATTAAAAACATTCGCTTAGTTGTGCCATTTGGCGCGGGCGGCGGCACCGATGCCGTTGGTCGTACTCTTGCAAATAGCGCGAAAGACATTCTTGGGCAAAATATTTCAATCATGAACCGTACTGGTGGCGCAGGCGCAGTTGGGATGAGCTTTGGTGCTCAGCAGCGTGCGGATGGTTACACATTAACAGTAGTAACACGTGAAATCGCTTCACTTCCTCAAATGGGTTTGATGCGTCATACCGCTGACGACTTTAAACTCATTCGTTTAGTTAACTTAGATCCTGCGGTCGTATTGGTTGCAGCAGATAGCCCATACAACACGATTAACGACCTGATTAAGGAAGCCAAAGAAAAACCAGGCAGCGTAAAATTCGCTTCAACCGCTGCGCCAAACTTCTACCTAATGTCTCTTGAAAAAGATCAAGGCATTAAATTAAACGCTATCCCTTACAACGGTGCATCAGAAGCAATTCCTGCTGTACTAGGCCATCACACAGACGTCACTATGGTTACTCCTGGTGAAGCTATCGCTCAACTTCGTTCAGGCCAACTAAAGGCATTAGGTGTCATGTCTGAAGAACGTATTCAGTACATTCCAGATGTTCCTACTTTGAAAGAGCAAGGCATTGATGTAGTAACAGGTACATGGCGCGGTATTGGTGCTCCAAAAGATACACCTGATGCAGTAATCGAGAAGCTGGGGGCTGCATTTGATGAAGCAATGGCAAGTGAAGAGTTCAAAACTTTCATGGCGAAAGGTGCAATGACGATTCACAATCTTGATGACAAAGCCTTCACTGAGTTTGTTGCAGAAGATACAAAATCATTGACTCAATTAATTCAATAA
- a CDS encoding sodium:solute symporter family transporter → MELNTIIVGIYFLFLIAIGWMFRTFTSTTSDYFRGGGNMLWWMVGATAFMTQFSAWTFTGAAGKAYNDGFAVAVIFIANAFGYFMNFAYFAPKFRQLRVVTVIEAIRMRFGATNEQVFTWSSMPNSVVSAGVWLNALAIIASGIFGFDMTATIWITGLVVLAMSVTGGSWAVIASDFMQMVIIMAVTVTCAVVAVVQGGGVGEIVSNFPVAEGGSFLSGNNINYLSIFSIWAFFIFVKQFSITNNMLNSYRYLAAKDSKNAKKAALLACILMLCGVFIWFMPSWYIAGQGVDLAAAYPEAGKKAGDFAYLYFVQEYMPAGMVGLLVAAMFAATMSSMDSGLNRNSGIFVKNFYETIVRKGNASEKELVTVSKITSAVFGIAIILIAQFINSLKGLSLFDTMMYVGALIGFPMTIPAFLGFFIKKTPDWAGWGTLVVGGLVSYYVGFVVNAEMVSSVFGLEELTSREWSDVKVAIGLIGHITLTGGFFILSTLFYKPLSDKRQADVDKFFGNLSTPLVAESAEQKVLDNKQREMLGKLIAVAGIGIMLMALLTNPMWGRLVFILCGVIVGGVGVLLVKAVDDGGKQAKAVTES, encoded by the coding sequence ATGGAACTCAACACGATTATTGTCGGCATTTATTTCCTATTCTTGATTGCGATAGGTTGGATGTTTAGAACATTTACAAGTACCACCAGTGATTACTTCCGCGGGGGCGGTAATATGCTATGGTGGATGGTTGGTGCAACCGCCTTTATGACCCAGTTTAGTGCATGGACATTCACCGGTGCGGCAGGTAAAGCGTATAACGATGGTTTTGCCGTAGCGGTTATCTTTATAGCCAATGCTTTTGGTTACTTCATGAACTTTGCATACTTCGCGCCTAAGTTCCGCCAACTACGTGTAGTGACGGTAATAGAAGCAATCCGTATGCGTTTTGGCGCGACTAACGAACAAGTGTTTACTTGGTCTTCAATGCCAAACAGTGTGGTTTCTGCAGGTGTATGGTTAAACGCATTAGCAATCATTGCTTCTGGTATCTTCGGCTTCGACATGACAGCGACTATCTGGATTACTGGTTTAGTAGTATTAGCTATGTCGGTAACGGGCGGTTCATGGGCAGTTATCGCATCTGATTTTATGCAGATGGTTATCATCATGGCAGTTACGGTAACTTGTGCGGTTGTAGCGGTTGTACAAGGTGGTGGTGTTGGTGAAATCGTCAGTAACTTCCCTGTAGCAGAAGGCGGTTCATTCCTTTCTGGTAACAACATTAACTACCTAAGCATCTTCAGCATCTGGGCATTTTTCATCTTCGTGAAGCAATTCTCAATCACGAACAACATGCTTAACTCTTACCGTTACCTAGCGGCTAAAGACTCAAAGAACGCTAAGAAAGCAGCGCTACTTGCATGTATTCTAATGCTTTGTGGTGTATTCATCTGGTTCATGCCTTCTTGGTACATTGCTGGTCAAGGTGTCGACCTAGCAGCAGCTTACCCAGAAGCAGGTAAGAAAGCGGGTGACTTTGCATACCTATACTTTGTACAAGAGTACATGCCAGCAGGTATGGTAGGTCTTCTAGTTGCAGCGATGTTTGCAGCGACAATGTCTTCAATGGACTCAGGTCTAAACCGTAACTCAGGTATCTTTGTTAAGAACTTCTACGAAACTATTGTTCGTAAAGGCAACGCAAGTGAGAAAGAGCTGGTAACAGTTTCTAAGATTACTTCTGCAGTCTTCGGTATTGCTATCATTCTTATCGCCCAGTTCATTAACTCGCTTAAAGGTTTGAGCCTGTTCGATACAATGATGTACGTTGGTGCTCTAATCGGCTTCCCAATGACAATCCCTGCATTCCTTGGCTTCTTCATCAAGAAGACTCCAGACTGGGCAGGTTGGGGTACGCTAGTAGTGGGTGGTCTTGTGTCTTACTACGTAGGTTTCGTTGTAAATGCTGAAATGGTGTCATCTGTATTCGGTCTTGAAGAGCTAACGAGCCGCGAATGGTCTGATGTTAAAGTTGCGATTGGTCTAATTGGTCACATCACACTAACAGGTGGCTTCTTCATCCTATCGACATTGTTCTACAAACCACTGTCTGATAAGCGTCAAGCAGACGTTGATAAGTTCTTCGGTAATCTGTCTACTCCTCTAGTTGCGGAGTCAGCGGAACAGAAAGTACTGGATAACAAGCAGCGTGAAATGCTTGGTAAACTGATTGCAGTAGCAGGTATTGGTATTATGCTAATGGCTCTGCTAACTAACCCAATGTGGGGACGTCTAGTCTTCATCTTATGTGGTGTGATTGTTGGTGGTGTTGGTGTACTACTTGTGAAAGCGGTCGATGATGGCGGCAAGCAAGCGAAAGCAGTGACTGAAAGCTAA